Proteins from a genomic interval of Clostridium sp. M62/1:
- a CDS encoding glycosyltransferase yields the protein MKDKLKIAMLGHKRIPSREGGIEIVVEELSTRMVKMGHSVTCYNRSGHHVSGKEFDRDVHKAYKGVKLKSVLTVNCKGLAAMSSSFFGAICAALGRYDVVHFHAEGPCAMMWLPKLFGKRCIATIHGACEIIETTGKSLINQGFWRLD from the coding sequence ATGAAGGATAAACTAAAAATTGCAATGCTGGGACATAAGCGCATTCCATCAAGGGAAGGCGGTATAGAAATTGTCGTTGAGGAACTGTCCACGCGGATGGTAAAGATGGGTCACTCTGTGACTTGTTACAACCGGTCAGGCCACCATGTCAGCGGTAAGGAATTTGACAGAGATGTACATAAAGCATACAAGGGAGTGAAGCTAAAATCAGTCTTAACGGTTAACTGCAAAGGGCTTGCAGCAATGTCGTCCTCATTCTTTGGAGCGATCTGTGCTGCCCTTGGAAGATACGATGTGGTTCATTTCCATGCAGAGGGTCCCTGCGCCATGATGTGGCTGCCGAAACTGTTTGGTAAACGCTGTATCGCAACGATACACGGAGCTTGTGAAATAATAGAGACAACCGGAAAAAGCCTGATAAATCAAGGGTTTTGGCGGCTTGACTGA
- a CDS encoding acyltransferase family protein, translated as MIKNKEREIWVDNIKVIACTLVLLGHFFQSMVSANLMPANDLYQWFNQTIYYFHVPLFFICSGYLYQKLSKVNNITSWAHNILKKAINLGVPYFTFSFLTWAMKTIFSGSTNSSISGLGETLFFKPTGAYWYLYALFFIFLITPTFRNRRMNFVGFVIALILKFVSIICGGFGVNAISYVLSNEIWFVIGMCLNAVNFEVWDVGKIKVSIVTGIVFLALSIVVYLLEIDNGLIGFLLGLLACGSIIVGIYIIYKNRNQSVLFAFLSKYTMPIFVMHTPFAAMMRIVLLRLGIYNLVPHFILGIGISFAGPIIAAFIMHKSKWLEFFLYPGKLIKMKF; from the coding sequence ATGATAAAAAATAAAGAAAGAGAAATATGGGTAGATAATATTAAGGTTATCGCATGTACACTTGTTCTGTTGGGACATTTTTTTCAGAGTATGGTTTCGGCAAATTTAATGCCTGCCAATGATTTATATCAATGGTTTAATCAAACAATTTACTATTTTCATGTACCCTTGTTCTTTATTTGTTCTGGTTATTTATATCAGAAATTGAGCAAAGTGAACAATATAACCAGCTGGGCTCATAATATTTTAAAGAAAGCAATAAATTTAGGGGTTCCATACTTTACATTTTCATTTCTTACTTGGGCAATGAAAACTATTTTTTCGGGTTCTACTAATAGTTCAATAAGTGGATTAGGTGAGACGTTATTTTTTAAACCAACAGGAGCTTACTGGTATTTGTATGCGCTATTCTTTATCTTTTTGATTACACCAACTTTTAGAAATAGAAGAATGAATTTTGTAGGATTCGTCATAGCATTGATTTTAAAATTTGTCTCAATCATCTGTGGCGGATTTGGAGTAAATGCAATATCTTATGTTTTATCAAATGAGATATGGTTTGTAATCGGGATGTGTTTAAATGCAGTAAACTTTGAGGTATGGGATGTTGGTAAAATTAAGGTCTCGATTGTTACAGGGATTGTATTTCTCGCTTTGAGCATAGTTGTTTATCTTCTGGAAATTGATAACGGACTAATAGGTTTTTTACTAGGCTTATTAGCTTGTGGTTCTATTATTGTAGGAATTTATATCATATATAAAAATAGAAATCAATCCGTACTGTTTGCCTTTCTCTCGAAATATACGATGCCAATTTTCGTAATGCATACTCCGTTTGCTGCAATGATGCGAATTGTATTACTTAGATTGGGAATATATAATCTTGTGCCGCATTTCATTTTAGGAATAGGTATAAGTTTTGCTGGCCCTATAATAGCAGCGTTTATAATGCATAAATCTAAATGGCTAGAATTCTTTCTTTACCCAGGGAAATTGATAAAAATGAAATTCTAG
- a CDS encoding nucleotidyltransferase family protein, with the protein MKPALVILAAGMGTRFGKGIKQLEPVGPKGELIVDYSIHDALEAGFGKVVFIIRKSMEQDFRERIGKRIEKQAETVYVFQELEDLPEGFLLPKGRTKPWGTGHALLCCREVIHEPFAVINADDYYGKEAFRKMAAFLTAEKLRTQDGVLHGCMAGFVLKNTLSDSGTVTRGICRVTEEGLLRQVIETYEIRKEMGSIAQGVQKGEPVILNQQSLVSMNMWGFSEDFLGILEKGFSEFLSSAKLDPLKSEYLLPDIVDREIRNGRCTVMVLKTEDRWFGMTYQEDVPAVKEAIRRLIDEGQYPEKLVQETGR; encoded by the coding sequence ATGAAACCAGCGTTAGTTATTCTGGCCGCCGGCATGGGGACCAGATTCGGAAAAGGAATCAAACAGCTGGAGCCGGTGGGACCCAAGGGGGAGCTTATCGTGGACTATTCCATCCATGATGCCCTGGAGGCAGGTTTTGGCAAGGTAGTATTCATAATTCGAAAAAGCATGGAGCAGGATTTCCGGGAGCGAATCGGAAAACGGATTGAGAAGCAGGCAGAGACAGTCTATGTTTTTCAGGAGCTGGAGGATCTGCCGGAAGGCTTTTTGCTTCCGAAGGGACGAACGAAGCCCTGGGGAACAGGCCACGCCCTTTTATGCTGCCGGGAAGTGATTCATGAGCCCTTTGCAGTGATCAATGCAGATGACTATTACGGAAAAGAGGCCTTTCGAAAAATGGCAGCCTTCCTTACTGCAGAAAAGCTCAGGACCCAGGACGGAGTTCTGCACGGATGTATGGCAGGCTTTGTTCTGAAAAATACTTTAAGTGACAGCGGAACCGTCACAAGGGGAATCTGCCGGGTGACAGAGGAGGGACTGCTAAGACAGGTCATAGAAACCTATGAGATACGCAAAGAAATGGGGAGCATTGCCCAGGGAGTTCAGAAGGGCGAGCCGGTTATCCTGAATCAGCAATCTCTGGTATCTATGAACATGTGGGGATTTTCAGAAGATTTTCTGGGAATTCTGGAAAAGGGATTTTCGGAGTTCCTCTCCTCCGCTAAGCTGGATCCTTTAAAGAGCGAGTACCTGCTTCCCGATATCGTGGACCGGGAAATTCGGAATGGCCGATGCACAGTCATGGTTTTAAAGACGGAAGACCGGTGGTTTGGAATGACTTACCAGGAGGATGTACCTGCGGTGAAAGAGGCCATCCGGAGGCTGATTGACGAAGGCCAGTATCCGGAGAAATTGGTACAGGAAACGGGCAGATAG
- a CDS encoding pyridoxamine 5'-phosphate oxidase family protein — MNRQEYDRAASFWTSRESELKRMEPGQLLSKMEEFLTSHNTCALATGSGSFVRCTPLEYEYFRGRMWILTEGGLKFAALRDNSRVSAAVYEPYTGFDSMKGIQITGTAQVAEPGSREFKEYQIHRKEKEGEGAMIPQGLYLLVIHPEKMEGVFGEFLELGYSVRQTVEM, encoded by the coding sequence ATGAACCGACAGGAATATGACAGGGCAGCCTCATTCTGGACAAGCCGGGAATCGGAACTTAAACGGATGGAGCCGGGACAGCTCCTTTCAAAGATGGAGGAATTCCTAACTTCCCACAATACCTGCGCCCTGGCAACGGGAAGCGGGAGTTTCGTCCGGTGTACTCCGCTGGAGTACGAATACTTCAGGGGACGGATGTGGATTCTCACAGAGGGAGGGCTGAAATTTGCAGCACTGAGAGACAACAGCCGGGTCAGTGCGGCAGTCTATGAGCCCTATACAGGATTTGACTCCATGAAAGGCATCCAGATAACCGGAACCGCCCAGGTGGCGGAGCCGGGAAGCAGGGAATTTAAAGAGTATCAGATTCACAGGAAGGAAAAAGAAGGGGAGGGAGCAATGATTCCGCAGGGACTTTATCTTCTGGTGATTCACCCTGAGAAGATGGAAGGGGTGTTTGGGGAGTTTCTGGAGCTGGGGTATTCGGTCAGGCAGACGGTGGAGATGTAG